The Bacteroidota bacterium genome window below encodes:
- a CDS encoding dienelactone hydrolase family protein: MKNTMLLLAILFGFNVAKGQSCCKMTSNQSFAQLAMNDQFAAAHLDPLPFAGEKEKGKVIQFPAKDNATANGYFLQAESPTKNWLFIYHEWWGLNQYIKQEADKFRKEFGNCNILAIDLYDGAVATDAKKAQELSSSMKSERAISIIEGAIAYAGGDAKIVSLGWCLGGGWSLQSAMLASEQANGCVVYYGMPESNEQKIVKFPCDILGIYGKYDKFITSEMIIDFESKLNASGIPHNFKFYNAEHAFANPSNPKHNVEATKDAYALTLEYLRTKFNEQ; the protein is encoded by the coding sequence ATGAAAAATACAATGCTGTTACTGGCAATTCTGTTTGGATTTAATGTGGCAAAAGGCCAGTCATGTTGTAAAATGACTTCAAACCAATCTTTTGCTCAACTTGCAATGAACGATCAATTTGCTGCTGCTCATTTAGACCCACTTCCATTTGCTGGTGAAAAAGAAAAAGGCAAAGTGATTCAATTTCCGGCAAAAGATAATGCTACGGCGAATGGCTATTTTTTACAAGCAGAGTCACCAACAAAAAACTGGCTTTTCATATACCATGAATGGTGGGGCTTGAACCAGTATATTAAACAGGAAGCAGATAAATTCCGGAAAGAGTTTGGAAACTGTAACATCCTTGCTATCGATCTTTATGATGGTGCTGTTGCCACAGATGCAAAGAAAGCACAGGAATTGTCGTCAAGTATGAAATCTGAGAGAGCAATAAGTATAATTGAAGGAGCTATTGCCTATGCAGGAGGAGATGCTAAAATAGTTTCTCTGGGTTGGTGTTTGGGTGGTGGCTGGTCATTGCAGTCTGCTATGCTTGCTTCAGAACAGGCTAATGGATGCGTTGTTTATTATGGAATGCCGGAAAGCAATGAACAAAAGATAGTAAAATTTCCTTGTGATATTCTAGGTATTTATGGGAAGTATGATAAATTCATTACGTCAGAAATGATAATTGATTTTGAAAGCAAATTAAATGCATCCGGGATTCCGCATAATTTTAAATTTTATAATGCCGAACATGCTTTTGCTAATCCAAGTAATCCTAAGCATAATGTAGAAGCAACTAAAGATGCTTACGCTCTCACCTTGGAATATCTGCGTACAAAATTTAATGAACAGTAA
- a CDS encoding T9SS type A sorting domain-containing protein, with product MLLLITKATYGQPASFVIYPGSPFLVNHAHGVHQAASGSIFLSGYGEDVGGVFSLISFTKFDENGSRLFVKYFGDSTHHFMMMRMLVLDDNNYILAGSKYLPGGNSSPYAVKIDSTGTIIWEKNVNTNYNSYYTGVSRFSNGNLVFAGAASDSINSDLNLMGVITDSLGHDLHSFSFGEPVINETAENCVVSDNGLIAVCGDRLINTTIVNPYVVAFDSTGNFLWEMGISSHNNSGSKNLYLDKEGKLLVVGESATTSSPQFDVQLTKIDIGSVTTIWQKLIPGTNMSDAGFAISETIDGNYSLAGYGHDSISNSKKVLFLITDTSGNELSKKYFGNSSINIGYAISPSVYGGFLIAGADFVSDRQILIYQKELGIDVSELQNEHMSIYPNPVLTNSMIRFQQPVLSVRVTDLQGRPVLQIEKKQSFTTTTIPFLNSGLYFIECSSETKHFYSTLIVCE from the coding sequence TTGCTGTTATTAATTACAAAAGCAACCTATGGTCAACCGGCGTCGTTTGTAATTTATCCGGGCTCACCCTTTTTGGTCAATCATGCACATGGGGTACATCAGGCAGCGTCAGGATCCATATTTCTTTCGGGATACGGTGAAGATGTCGGTGGAGTTTTTTCACTTATTTCCTTTACGAAATTTGATGAAAACGGATCACGCTTATTTGTAAAATATTTCGGTGATTCCACTCATCATTTTATGATGATGCGGATGCTTGTATTGGACGACAATAATTATATACTTGCCGGAAGCAAATATTTACCGGGAGGAAACTCTTCTCCTTATGCAGTGAAGATAGATTCAACGGGTACTATCATTTGGGAAAAGAATGTCAATACAAATTATAACTCCTACTATACCGGTGTCAGCAGATTTTCAAATGGAAATCTGGTATTTGCCGGAGCAGCATCTGATTCTATTAACAGTGATTTGAATTTAATGGGTGTGATCACCGATAGTCTGGGACACGACCTTCACAGTTTTTCATTTGGTGAACCGGTGATAAATGAAACAGCAGAAAATTGTGTTGTTTCTGATAATGGACTAATAGCTGTATGCGGCGACCGGTTAATCAATACTACGATTGTGAACCCTTATGTAGTTGCATTTGACAGCACCGGAAATTTTCTGTGGGAGATGGGAATTTCTTCACATAACAATTCCGGGAGTAAAAATCTCTATCTCGACAAAGAAGGCAAATTATTGGTCGTCGGAGAAAGTGCTACAACTTCCAGTCCTCAGTTCGATGTGCAGTTAACCAAGATTGATATTGGTTCTGTCACAACGATCTGGCAAAAACTGATTCCGGGAACGAATATGAGTGATGCCGGATTTGCAATCAGCGAGACCATTGATGGAAATTATTCTTTGGCCGGTTATGGTCATGATAGTATCTCTAATTCGAAAAAGGTTCTTTTTCTCATTACTGACACAAGCGGAAATGAATTGTCGAAAAAGTATTTTGGTAATTCATCGATAAATATTGGATATGCGATCTCTCCATCTGTCTATGGGGGATTTCTTATTGCAGGGGCGGATTTTGTCTCTGACAGACAGATTTTGATCTATCAGAAAGAATTGGGTATTGATGTATCTGAATTGCAAAATGAGCATATGTCCATTTATCCAAATCCGGTTTTGACAAATTCAATGATACGTTTCCAACAACCTGTTTTAAGTGTTCGTGTAACAGATTTGCAAGGGAGACCAGTTCTGCAGATAGAGAAGAAACAATCTTTCACTACAACAACAATTCCATTTTTGAACAGTGGTTTATACTTCATTGAATGTAGTTCTGAAACAAAGCACTTCTATTCCACATTAATTGTTTGTGAATGA
- a CDS encoding RecQ family ATP-dependent DNA helicase: protein MKNKIQQILNQYWGHTSFRPLQEDIIFSILEGHDTLALLPTGGGKSICFQVPALANDGICIVISPLIALMKDQVSNLRNKGIPAVSIVSGMSRDEIDIALDNCIYGKEKFLYVSPERLTSELFLERLKLMKVNLLAIDEAHCISQWGYDFRPSYLQIASIREHLPNVPVLALTATATKNVELDIQEKLAFKNQNVFKKSFERKNLAYIVLYEEDKFGRLLKITKSLNGIGVVYVRTRKKTKEIADFLKRNKVSAEAYNAGMTSAERTKVQDNWMKEKTRVVVATNAFGMGIDKGNVRFVVHVDSPESLEAYYQEAGRAGRDEQKAFGILLFNKNDREELEQRVDLTFPDIQKIKAVYQALGNYYQLPVESGKGVSFNFDLYNFCNNYNFNMSETYNCLKVLELQGMIAMNDSVALQSRLHFTIRANDLYEFQVKNPRFDVFIKVILRLYEGVFDEFVSINESEIALRATISLEDTKSFLQSLHKLQILNYIPFTDKPQLTFTEARLDQKHLLIDKENLVERKNRFIERARSFLHYSETQNRCRSQMLVAYFGEINTERCGVCDYCLERNKAGVSDLEFGEISIRIKNLLKENEIGLSDLIVRLRPATEENTLKVVEWLVDNEQIFYKEGEILGVKP from the coding sequence ATGAAGAATAAGATTCAACAGATATTAAATCAATACTGGGGACATACTTCTTTCAGACCATTACAGGAAGATATTATTTTTTCTATTTTAGAGGGGCATGACACACTTGCTTTGTTACCGACAGGTGGTGGAAAGTCAATTTGTTTTCAGGTTCCGGCCCTTGCAAATGATGGCATTTGCATTGTGATTTCACCATTGATTGCCCTCATGAAAGATCAGGTAAGTAATCTGAGAAATAAAGGTATTCCTGCAGTATCTATTGTTTCAGGTATGAGCCGGGATGAAATTGATATTGCACTTGACAATTGTATCTACGGAAAAGAAAAATTTCTTTACGTTTCACCTGAGCGACTGACTTCGGAATTATTTCTGGAACGATTAAAGTTAATGAAAGTAAATTTGCTTGCGATCGATGAAGCTCATTGTATTTCTCAATGGGGTTATGATTTCAGGCCGTCTTATCTGCAGATAGCATCGATCAGGGAACATTTACCAAATGTTCCTGTACTGGCTCTTACTGCAACTGCAACTAAAAATGTTGAACTGGACATACAGGAAAAACTTGCATTCAAAAACCAGAATGTCTTCAAGAAAAGTTTTGAAAGGAAAAATCTGGCTTACATCGTACTTTACGAAGAAGACAAGTTCGGACGGTTATTGAAGATTACAAAAAGTTTAAATGGCATCGGAGTTGTTTATGTACGTACACGAAAAAAGACAAAGGAAATAGCTGACTTTCTGAAACGAAATAAAGTTTCTGCTGAAGCATACAATGCCGGAATGACCAGTGCAGAAAGAACAAAAGTTCAGGACAACTGGATGAAAGAAAAGACCAGAGTTGTTGTTGCAACGAATGCATTTGGTATGGGTATCGACAAAGGCAACGTTCGTTTTGTCGTTCATGTTGATTCACCTGAAAGTCTGGAAGCCTATTATCAGGAAGCAGGACGTGCAGGAAGAGATGAACAGAAAGCCTTTGGAATTTTATTATTCAATAAGAATGATCGCGAAGAACTTGAACAGCGTGTAGATCTGACCTTCCCTGATATCCAAAAGATAAAAGCAGTATATCAGGCTCTGGGAAACTACTATCAATTGCCGGTTGAATCCGGAAAGGGTGTCAGCTTTAATTTCGACCTCTATAATTTTTGCAATAATTATAATTTCAATATGTCTGAAACTTATAATTGTCTGAAGGTTCTTGAACTGCAGGGTATGATTGCAATGAATGACTCTGTTGCACTTCAGTCAAGATTGCATTTTACGATCAGAGCAAATGATCTTTATGAATTTCAAGTCAAGAATCCCCGTTTCGACGTTTTTATTAAAGTGATTCTACGACTATACGAAGGTGTTTTTGATGAATTTGTTTCTATCAATGAATCTGAAATTGCGTTACGGGCAACGATCTCTTTAGAAGATACAAAATCATTTTTGCAGTCATTGCATAAACTTCAGATCTTAAATTACATTCCATTTACTGATAAACCTCAATTGACTTTTACCGAAGCCCGGTTAGATCAAAAACATCTTTTGATTGACAAAGAAAATCTGGTAGAACGAAAAAACAGATTTATTGAAAGGGCAAGATCATTTCTGCATTATTCCGAAACTCAAAACCGCTGCAGAAGTCAGATGCTAGTTGCCTACTTTGGGGAGATCAATACAGAAAGATGTGGTGTTTGTGATTACTGTCTGGAAAGAAACAAAGCCGGAGTTTCAGATCTTGAGTTTGGTGAAATTTCAATACGGATCAAAAACCTGCTTAAAGAAAATGAGATCGGTTTATCGGACCTGATTGTCAGGTTAAGACCGGCCACAGAGGAAAATACACTAAAAGTTGTTGAGTGGCTGGTTGATAATGAACAGATCTTTTACAAAGAAGGTGAAATTCTTGGTGTAAAACCATAA
- a CDS encoding class I SAM-dependent rRNA methyltransferase: MKNYAKVILQPKKDRSLRLFHPWVFSGAIAKVIGDPKEGEIVEVFSNENEYMATGHFHEGSIKVRLFSFIETDCGEEFWYSKFRKAYDNRERLGLIGNTSTNIYRLIHAEGDGLPGLIIDIYGSVAVIQTHTVGMHEQKNHFVSALKKIYGTPLEAIFDKSSETMSKQNSMQMENSFLYGSQSESEVFENDVKFYVNWVEGQKTGFFIDQRENRKLLAQYSHGKKILNTFSYSGGFSMYALAGGASEVHSVDSSKKAGELAVRNAELNAVTNRHKFHAMDAFDFLKSTKDQYDIVILDPPAFAKHLSSVDKAMVGYRNLNTEGFNKVKPGGLLFTFSCSQVIDKILFRKIVFQAAAQSKRNVRILYQLTQGPDHAISIYHPEGEYLKGLVLQVD, encoded by the coding sequence ATGAAAAATTATGCGAAAGTAATATTGCAGCCTAAAAAGGACCGGTCTCTGCGACTGTTTCATCCTTGGGTCTTTTCAGGTGCAATTGCGAAAGTAATCGGTGATCCGAAAGAAGGTGAAATTGTAGAAGTCTTTTCAAATGAAAATGAATACATGGCTACCGGTCATTTTCATGAAGGTTCCATCAAAGTCAGATTGTTCTCATTTATTGAAACAGATTGTGGTGAAGAATTCTGGTATTCAAAATTCAGGAAAGCATATGATAACAGAGAGCGACTTGGGCTGATAGGAAATACATCAACAAATATATATCGGTTGATCCATGCAGAAGGCGATGGTTTACCGGGACTGATCATTGACATTTATGGTTCTGTTGCAGTTATACAAACTCATACTGTAGGAATGCATGAACAGAAAAATCATTTTGTTTCTGCTTTGAAAAAAATCTATGGAACTCCATTAGAAGCGATATTTGATAAAAGTTCTGAAACAATGAGTAAGCAGAATTCTATGCAGATGGAAAACTCTTTTCTGTATGGCTCCCAATCTGAATCGGAAGTTTTTGAAAATGATGTTAAGTTTTATGTGAATTGGGTCGAAGGTCAGAAAACAGGGTTTTTCATCGACCAACGTGAAAACAGAAAATTACTTGCGCAGTATTCTCATGGTAAAAAGATCCTGAATACTTTTTCTTATTCAGGAGGTTTCTCAATGTATGCCTTAGCAGGCGGAGCTTCTGAAGTTCACTCCGTTGATAGTTCAAAGAAAGCCGGTGAACTTGCTGTCAGAAATGCCGAATTAAATGCAGTAACTAACCGGCATAAATTTCATGCAATGGATGCATTTGATTTTTTAAAATCCACGAAAGACCAATACGATATTGTAATTCTCGATCCGCCTGCATTTGCTAAACATTTATCTTCTGTCGACAAAGCAATGGTGGGTTACAGAAATCTTAACACCGAAGGATTTAATAAAGTTAAACCCGGTGGATTGCTGTTCACATTTTCCTGTTCACAAGTGATAGACAAAATTCTTTTCAGAAAGATCGTATTTCAGGCAGCAGCTCAATCGAAAAGAAATGTCAGGATCCTCTATCAACTTACGCAAGGACCTGATCATGCTATCAGCATCTATCATCCGGAAGGTGAATATCTGAAAGGACTTGTTCTCCAAGTGGATTGA
- a CDS encoding MATE family efflux transporter translates to MAVGTTYKEITKLAMPVIFGALSMTLINITDTAFLGRIGETELGAAAVGGVLYFVFAMIGTSIGTGTQIIISRRKGEENNSSIGQIFDQSIGILLLTGFLLFAILKWIAPPLLPLILNEPELIDATTEFLAYRSYGIFFVLIATAFRSLYVGIATPRIYGFYSFLMAAINIVLGYGMIFGNLGFPKLGIAGAGLASSIAELLALLFIWSYTFLKKDLVKYRLFKFTTFKKELTAKIFQLSSPIIVQNLLSMGAWFVFFVFIEKIGKHELAISNIVRGAYMISMTPFWGFSVAANSMVSNIIGQGKKEEVLGLVNNIIKLTLFVSIAMIAINLIFPIQILSIFTNDTKLIHDSMACLQIVDIALIFFGFAIVSINAVSGTGATKVALYIEIAAIFIYMLYNYLATFVFKGSVEIVWFSEVLYWLFTGVVCYWYIRSGVWKKLKNI, encoded by the coding sequence ATGGCAGTAGGAACCACTTATAAGGAAATCACAAAGCTTGCTATGCCCGTAATTTTCGGGGCGTTGTCGATGACTTTAATAAACATTACCGATACTGCATTTCTTGGACGTATAGGTGAAACGGAATTGGGAGCAGCTGCTGTAGGTGGCGTTCTATATTTCGTATTTGCAATGATCGGAACTTCGATCGGGACGGGAACACAAATTATTATTTCAAGGCGAAAGGGAGAAGAAAATAATTCTTCAATTGGACAAATATTCGATCAAAGTATTGGCATCCTTCTCCTGACCGGATTTTTATTATTTGCAATTTTAAAATGGATCGCTCCCCCATTACTTCCGTTGATCCTCAATGAACCTGAACTGATTGATGCTACAACAGAATTTCTTGCTTATCGGTCTTATGGAATATTTTTTGTTTTAATAGCAACTGCATTCCGATCATTATATGTCGGTATTGCAACGCCAAGGATCTATGGATTCTATTCATTTCTTATGGCAGCAATTAATATTGTATTGGGTTATGGAATGATCTTCGGAAATCTTGGTTTTCCAAAACTTGGAATTGCCGGTGCCGGACTTGCTTCTTCAATTGCTGAGTTACTTGCGCTACTTTTTATCTGGTCTTATACATTCTTGAAGAAGGATCTTGTTAAATATCGTCTCTTCAAATTCACGACATTTAAAAAAGAACTTACCGCAAAAATATTCCAGCTATCATCGCCGATCATAGTACAGAATTTACTCTCAATGGGTGCATGGTTTGTGTTTTTTGTTTTTATCGAAAAAATCGGAAAACATGAGCTTGCAATTTCAAACATAGTAAGAGGAGCATACATGATCAGCATGACACCCTTCTGGGGTTTTTCTGTTGCGGCAAATAGTATGGTAAGTAATATTATAGGACAAGGTAAAAAGGAAGAGGTACTGGGATTAGTAAACAATATTATTAAATTAACATTGTTCGTTTCAATTGCCATGATTGCGATCAATCTGATCTTCCCTATTCAGATACTCTCTATTTTTACAAATGACACCAAACTCATACATGATTCCATGGCATGTTTACAGATCGTAGACATTGCTTTGATCTTTTTCGGATTTGCAATCGTTTCCATTAATGCAGTAAGCGGAACCGGTGCTACAAAAGTTGCTCTGTATATTGAGATCGCTGCTATTTTTATCTACATGCTTTATAATTACCTGGCAACTTTTGTGTTTAAAGGATCAGTTGAAATCGTATGGTTCTCAGAGGTGCTATATTGGTTATTTACAGGTGTTGTTTGTTATTGGTATATCAGATCCGGGGTTTGGAAGAAGTTGAAGAATATTTAG
- a CDS encoding methionyl-tRNA formyltransferase, protein MSNKPKIVFLGTPEFAVPALAILVENGYPISAVVTVPDKPAGRGQKILSSPVKQYAETHGLKILQPSNLKDETFVNELKSLNADLQIVVAFRMLPEVVWNMPRLGTFNLHGSLLPQYRGAAPINWAIINGEKTTGVTTFFLKQEIDTGNIIFKQEVEIGDDDNAESIHDKLMHVGSQLVLKTVQAIESGKIKSVDQSTLSNVTLNNAPKLNRENTRLSLSKSPEALRNFIRGLSPYPAAHTEFFNDNGIGFSVKIFDVDAVSEIHEFANGKILTDNKSYLRIYLSGGYVSVNELQLSGRNKMKIKDFLNGVKFEGNWKAH, encoded by the coding sequence ATGTCGAACAAACCCAAAATTGTTTTTCTCGGAACTCCCGAATTTGCTGTTCCTGCTTTGGCGATCCTGGTTGAAAACGGATATCCAATTTCTGCAGTAGTCACTGTTCCTGATAAACCTGCCGGTCGTGGGCAGAAAATACTTTCTTCGCCTGTAAAGCAATATGCAGAAACTCATGGCTTAAAAATTCTGCAGCCTTCTAATTTGAAAGATGAGACATTTGTGAATGAACTCAAGTCACTAAATGCTGACTTGCAGATCGTAGTAGCTTTCCGGATGTTGCCGGAAGTGGTTTGGAATATGCCCCGATTAGGAACATTTAATCTGCATGGTTCACTCCTTCCACAATATCGGGGAGCAGCGCCGATCAACTGGGCAATAATTAACGGAGAAAAAACTACCGGTGTTACAACATTCTTTTTAAAGCAGGAGATCGATACAGGGAATATTATTTTTAAACAGGAAGTGGAAATCGGTGACGACGACAATGCTGAATCTATCCATGATAAGCTCATGCACGTCGGTTCACAATTGGTTCTAAAGACGGTACAAGCGATTGAATCAGGAAAGATTAAATCTGTTGATCAGAGTACTTTAAGTAATGTAACTTTGAATAATGCTCCAAAGCTTAACAGAGAAAATACCCGGCTTTCATTATCAAAATCTCCGGAGGCATTGCGGAATTTTATCCGCGGACTTTCACCTTATCCCGCAGCGCATACTGAATTTTTCAATGACAACGGAATTGGGTTTTCTGTAAAGATCTTTGACGTTGATGCTGTTTCGGAAATTCATGAATTTGCAAATGGTAAAATTCTGACTGACAATAAAAGCTATTTGAGAATCTATCTTTCAGGTGGTTATGTTTCAGTAAATGAACTTCAACTTTCAGGAAGAAATAAAATGAAGATCAAGGATTTTTTGAATGGAGTGAAATTTGAAGGTAACTGGAAGGCTCATTAG
- a CDS encoding NAD-dependent deacylase codes for MKRVVVLSGAGISAESGLKTFRDSDGLWENYRIEDVATPQAWKKDRNLVLQFYNERRKQVISAKPNAAHIALAELETKFDVHIVTQNIDDLHERAGSQKILHLHGEILKSRSTVDPHLIYTINGDVINEGDKCELGSQLRPHIVWFGEMVPALEDAAYIVSKADILIVVGTSLAVYPAAGLINYASPEAEKFLVNPDPGAGNIKGFKFINANAGTGIPLLVKEILNR; via the coding sequence ATGAAAAGAGTTGTTGTTCTTAGTGGTGCGGGGATTAGTGCTGAAAGTGGATTGAAAACTTTTCGGGACAGTGATGGACTATGGGAGAATTACAGAATTGAGGATGTTGCTACACCTCAAGCGTGGAAAAAAGACAGAAATCTTGTTTTGCAATTTTATAATGAAAGAAGAAAACAGGTGATCTCTGCAAAGCCAAATGCTGCTCATATTGCATTGGCAGAGTTGGAAACTAAGTTTGATGTGCATATTGTAACACAAAATATTGATGATCTGCACGAACGTGCCGGATCTCAGAAAATTTTGCATTTGCATGGTGAAATTCTAAAGTCAAGAAGTACAGTGGATCCGCACCTGATTTACACTATCAATGGTGATGTAATCAATGAAGGAGATAAATGTGAGTTAGGCTCTCAACTCCGGCCGCATATAGTATGGTTCGGAGAAATGGTTCCGGCCCTTGAAGATGCAGCTTATATTGTTTCAAAAGCTGACATTCTCATTGTAGTTGGTACTTCACTTGCAGTATATCCTGCTGCAGGATTAATCAATTATGCCTCTCCTGAGGCAGAAAAATTTCTTGTTAATCCGGATCCCGGTGCAGGAAATATTAAAGGGTTTAAATTTATTAATGCAAATGCCGGTACAGGAATTCCTTTACTGGTCAAAGAAATATTAAACAGATAA
- a CDS encoding DUF2179 domain-containing protein encodes MLPFLIFIARTIDVSLGTLRSVFVSKGFRQIVPFIGFIEVLIWLISIRQVMQHLDNPVCYIGFAGGFAMGTYVGLLIESRLALGLQVLRLIVSSDWQPLITELQKEKLGLTIMDGHGAKGPVKIIFTIVNRKDIARVRNLIKKVNPQAFYSIEDIRVANQGVFPDHGTINSKMDYIRNVLPDVKEK; translated from the coding sequence GTGCTCCCTTTCCTGATTTTTATTGCCAGAACAATTGATGTTTCTCTTGGCACCTTACGAAGTGTTTTTGTATCAAAAGGTTTCAGACAGATCGTACCTTTTATTGGTTTCATTGAAGTACTGATCTGGTTGATCTCAATCCGGCAGGTCATGCAACACCTGGATAATCCTGTATGCTATATTGGTTTTGCAGGAGGTTTCGCCATGGGTACTTATGTTGGATTATTGATCGAGAGCAGACTTGCTTTGGGACTACAAGTTTTACGTCTGATCGTTTCGTCAGACTGGCAGCCATTGATAACAGAATTACAAAAAGAGAAACTTGGGTTGACAATTATGGATGGACATGGAGCAAAGGGTCCGGTGAAAATTATTTTTACTATTGTGAATCGAAAAGATATTGCACGCGTTAGAAACCTCATTAAAAAGGTAAATCCTCAGGCATTTTATTCAATTGAAGATATCCGGGTTGCTAATCAAGGTGTTTTCCCGGATCATGGAACTATCAATTCCAAGATGGATTACATCAGAAATGTTCTCCCCGATGTGAAAGAGAAATAA
- a CDS encoding aminotransferase class IV encodes MQNNFVNFNGNIIEAGQPIFTASNRAFRYGDAVFETIRLMNGEILFFEKHLARLASSMELLGMNGHDDLTFHNLYLSIRHLDQVNNLKGNGRIRLEVFRNDGGLYTPQTNNVSYLIEVSALSNRNFRLNETGLKIDLYTDIKKPVSRLSNLKSSNALYYVMAGLYKNKSNSGDCLVLNTDGRIAEAISSNIFLLDDGIFYTPSLDEACVAGVMREVLIAHLKKQGKTVIEKGITVDDLLKADEIFLSDVIHGLRWVGAFRTKRYFNNFSTKLIKELNDLHQIKKV; translated from the coding sequence ATGCAAAACAATTTCGTCAACTTTAACGGGAATATTATTGAGGCCGGACAACCGATCTTTACTGCCAGTAACAGGGCATTCAGATATGGCGATGCTGTCTTTGAAACTATCCGATTGATGAATGGCGAGATACTTTTCTTCGAAAAACATCTGGCGCGTTTAGCAAGTTCCATGGAACTATTGGGAATGAATGGTCATGATGATCTCACATTTCACAATCTGTATCTTTCGATCCGGCATTTAGATCAGGTGAATAATCTGAAAGGAAATGGACGTATACGACTGGAAGTTTTCAGGAATGATGGGGGATTGTACACTCCGCAAACCAATAATGTATCCTATCTGATTGAAGTCTCCGCATTATCGAACCGGAATTTCAGATTGAATGAAACAGGATTGAAAATAGACCTTTATACAGATATTAAGAAACCGGTGAGTCGACTTTCCAATCTGAAATCTTCCAATGCTTTGTATTACGTAATGGCCGGTTTGTACAAAAATAAATCGAACAGCGGCGATTGTCTGGTTCTGAACACAGATGGCAGAATTGCCGAAGCGATCAGCTCCAATATTTTCCTGCTCGACGATGGTATTTTCTATACACCTTCACTCGATGAAGCATGTGTTGCAGGAGTTATGAGGGAAGTGCTTATTGCACATTTGAAAAAACAAGGTAAGACTGTCATTGAAAAAGGAATTACTGTTGATGATCTCTTAAAAGCCGATGAAATATTTCTCAGCGATGTGATCCACGGTTTACGATGGGTAGGGGCATTCAGAACGAAAAGGTATTTCAATAATTTTTCAACGAAGCTCATCAAAGAACTTAACGATTTACACCAAATAAAAAAGGTCTGA
- a CDS encoding HAD family hydrolase: MSSEKKKAIFLDRDGVLINERGDYTWLLEDLKINPGVPEALLNFSKEGYLLIVISNQGGIGKNLYTKQEADYLHLHISRSLGMSGIEIAEYYYCPHHPTTSNCICRKPDSQLLEKAIARFNIDPEKSFFIGDTERDIIAGRKAGVKTVLIEPNSDLRLIDLSGF, translated from the coding sequence ATGTCTTCTGAAAAAAAGAAAGCGATCTTTCTGGACAGGGATGGAGTTCTTATCAATGAACGTGGAGATTATACCTGGCTCCTGGAAGATCTCAAAATAAATCCGGGAGTTCCTGAAGCACTCCTCAATTTTTCGAAGGAAGGATATTTACTTATTGTCATTTCAAATCAGGGTGGAATTGGAAAAAATCTTTATACAAAACAAGAAGCAGACTATTTACATCTCCACATTTCCAGAAGTCTTGGTATGAGTGGAATTGAGATCGCTGAATACTATTATTGTCCGCATCATCCAACAACAAGTAATTGTATATGCCGTAAACCGGATTCGCAACTGTTAGAGAAAGCAATTGCGCGATTCAACATTGATCCTGAGAAAAGTTTTTTTATTGGTGATACAGAAAGAGATATAATTGCCGGAAGAAAAGCGGGAGTAAAGACTGTTTTGATAGAGCCTAATTCTGACTTAAGACTAATTGATCTTTCAGGCTTTTGA